One window from the genome of Magnolia sinica isolate HGM2019 chromosome 4, MsV1, whole genome shotgun sequence encodes:
- the LOC131243223 gene encoding uncharacterized protein LOC131243223, whose translation MGYIYDAMERAKNKIMDHFNYRDRDYRPILDIIDRRWGSQMSSPLYSAAYILILACLFASVDPAEALTMHMVGFIDVLERMISDRGEQDKISTLLDFYTKSEGIFSRDIVIRHWTMKLPTDWWAAYGVDPNRKDPALKKMAMKILGLTCSASGCERNWSTFEAVSLDCLVIVLFFL comes from the exons atgggctacatatatgatgcgatggagagggcgaaaaataaaatcatggaccattttaactatagagaccgtgattacaggccaattttagatattatagatagaagatggggcagccaaatgtcatccccattgtattcggctgcttacatccttatcctagcctgtttattcgcttctgttgatccagcagaagcactaactatgcatatggttggatttattgatgtcttggaaagaatgatttcagatagaggagaacaggacaagatctcaactttgttggacttctacacaaaaagtgaagggatattctcaagggatatcgtaataagacattggacaatgaaattaccca ctgactggtgggctgcctatggagtggacccgaacaggaaggatccagctctaaagaagatggctatgaagattcttggactcacgtgttctgccagtggttgcgagcgcaattggagcacgtttgaggcggtaagtttagactgtttagtaattgttttgttttttttgtaa